The following proteins are co-located in the Triticum aestivum cultivar Chinese Spring chromosome 1A, IWGSC CS RefSeq v2.1, whole genome shotgun sequence genome:
- the LOC123066247 gene encoding embryonic protein DC-8 has protein sequence MESQQQSRKEAAWKREEGGQGGVSLEEIGKFRAEAQQNSADAIRAAQERYNQNLQHGGGGAARGAVTVTQAPGATVVSYQEHKALPEGAQQGRAPAAAQGHGTNAPAGGTMASSRGTEKQHATKQEEGRGHGTAHKEHKGSAAVSRAAEDGHDKQGRESAARGTNAPAGATVASSRGAEKQHHTKQEEGRGHGAGHKEQKGSAAVTHATEDRGKEGDSARSAKDAAMQALGITGDQTVAKGAGTKDAGAHGAQVRGHDTGHKDQKGSDTAARKLVSTGDYAAPKGAQAKDAGAHGAQVTAEGTEEATATAAEYAKQAAAKAKEVTLTTGEMTAEYAKQAAVKAKDVTVSTGGTAAEYAKTAAEKAREAALAAGKTTAEYTQQAAVKGKDVTVSTGGTAAEYAKTAAEKAKDTALAAGKTTADYTQQAAVKTKDVTLSTAAQAAQKAKEVTAVTAQKVAEYTKEMAEQGKNAAAQAEEKAKEAAARAAHKAEEPSFDTSTQTKRSAAGAADKTRDMTEQTMNKAKDTTGAMAQKATDTAAYVKDSVIGAAGGTADKTRDTTEQTMGRAKEATGDAGNRTGSMAAQVKDATGAMAKKAGHTAAYIKDSVMGAAGGAVDKTRDATSQVAQKTGEATNRVVETGKSATGGGMTGTAKAKGEGTEDTKIVEDVLEVVGAGMEAVGATVYGIAQHTKGIVAGEEELIPVEGEAGKVAGAGEGRKKSE, from the exons ATGGAGTCGCAGCAGCAGAGCAGGAAGGAGGCCGCCTGGAAGCGGGAGGAAGGCGGCCAGGGCGGCGTCAGCCTGGAGGAGATCGGCAAGTTCCGCGCGGAGGCGCAGCAGAACTCGGCGGACGCCATCCGCGCCGCCCAGGAGCGGTACAACCAGAACCtgcagcacggcggcggcggcgccgctagGGGGGCGGTGACCGTCACCCAGGCGCCCGGCGCCACGGTCGTCTCCTACCAGGAGCACAAGGCCCTTCCCGAGGGCGCCCAGCAGGGCCGCGCCCCTGCCGCGGCGCAGGGTCACGGCACCAACGCGCCGGCAGGGGGCACGATGGCTTCGTCTCGGGGCACCGAGAAGCAGCACGCCACGAAGCAGGAGGAGGGCCGTGGCCATGGCACGGCCCACAAGGAGCACAAGGGCTCGGCGGCGGTCAGCCGTGCCGCCGAGGACGGCCACGACAAGCAGGGCAGAGAGAGCGCCGCGCGCGGCACCAACGCGCCGGCAGGCGCTACGGTGGCGTCATCTCGGGGCGCTGAGAAGCAGCACCACACGAAGCAGGAGGAGGGCCGTGGGCATGGCGCGGGCCACAAGGAGCAGAAGGGCTCGGCGGCGGTCACCCACGCCACCGAGGACAGGGGCAAAGAGGGCGACTCCGCGCGCAGCGCCAAGGACGCGGCCATGCAAGCGCTCGGAATCACGGGAGACCAAACTGTGGCCAAGGGCGCCGGAACCAAGGACGCCGGTGCGCATGGCGCGCAGGTCCGTGGGCATGACACGGGCCACAAGGATCAGAAGGGCTCAGACACGGCCGCGCGCAAGCTCGTCTCCACTGGAGACTACGCTGCGCCCAAGGGAGCCCAGGCCAAGGACGCCGGCGCGCATGGCGCGCAGGTCACCGCGGAAGGCACGGAGGAGGCCACGGCTACCGCCGCCGAGTACGCCAAACAGGCTGCAGCAAAGGCGAAGGAGGTCACGCTCACCACGGGCGAGATGACGGCGGAGTACGCGAAGCAGGCCGCCGTGAAGGCCAAGGACGTCACGGTGAGCACCGGCGGGACGGCAGCGGAGTACGCTAAGACTGCCGCCGAgaaggcgagggaggcggcgctggcGGCTGGCAAGACGACGGCCGAGTACACGCAGCAGGCGGCGGTGAAGGGCAAGGACGTCACGGTCTCCACCGGCGGGACGGCCGCGGAGTACGCCAAGACAGCCGCCGAGAAGGCCAAGGACACCGCGCTGGCGGCCGGCAAGACGACGGCAGATTACACTCAGCAGGCGGCGGTGAAAACCAAGGACGTGACGCTGTCGACCGCCGCGCAAGCGGCGCAGAAGGCCAAGGAGGTGACCGCGGTCACGGCGCAGAAGGTGGCGGAGTACACGAAGGAGATGGCGGAGCAAGGGAAGAACGCTGCTGCCCAGGCCGAGGAGAAGGCGAAGGAGGCCGCAGCCCGCGCCGCCCACAAGGCGGAGGAGCCGAGCTTCGACACGAGCACGCAGACCAAGCGCTCGGCCGCAGGGGCAGCGGACAAGACCCGCGACATGACCGAACAAACCATGAACAAGGCCAAGGACACGACCGGAGCCATGGCGCAGAAGGCCACTGACACGGCTGCGTACGTCAAGGACTCGGTGATTGGCGCAGCAGGAGGCACGGCGGACAAGACCCGCGACACCACTGAACAAACAATGGGCAGGGCCAAGGAGGCTACCGGAGACGCAGGGAATAGGACCGGGAGCATGGCCGCCCAGGTGAAGGACGCGACCGGAGCCATGGCGAAGAAGGCCGGCCACACGGCCGCGTACATCAAGGACTCGGTGATGGGCGCGGCCGGAGGCGCCGTGGACAAGACCCGGGACGCCACGTCGCAGGTCGCGCAGAAGACAGGGGAGGCGACGAACAGAGTGGTGGAGACCGGCAAAAGCGCCACCGGCGGCGGCATGACCGGGACGGCCAAGGCGAAG GGTGAAGGCACAGAAGACACCAAGATCGTGGAAGACGTGCTGGAGGTGGTGGGCGCGGGCATGGAGGCGGTGGGCGCGACGGTGTACGGGATAGCGCAGCACACCAAggggatcgtcgccggcgaagagGAGCTCATCCCGGTCGAAGGGGAGGCCGGGAAGGTCGCCGGAGCCGGCGAGGGCAGGAAGAAATCCGAGTGA